The following nucleotide sequence is from Campylobacter coli 76339.
CGGTACTTTTATGTAATGCCTATGTAGAAAAAAAAGATTCTAGTACTATCACTTCACATCTACTTTTCCAAGCTGATGAAGATAAACTTATCATTAGAGCAAGTGACTTTGAAATAGGGATAAACTATAAAATAAGAAAAATTCGCGTAGAAAGCAGTGGATTTGCTACTGCAAATGCAAAAAGTATAGCGGATGTGATAAAAAGCTTAAATAACGAAGAAGTGGTATTAGAAACTATAGATAATTTTTTATTCATAAGACAAAAAAGTACTAAATATAAACTTCCTATGTTTAATCATGAAGATTTTCCAAATTTCCCTAAAACAGAAGGCAAAAACCAATTTGATATTGATTCAAGTGATTTAAGTAGATCTCTTAAAAAAATTCTACCAAGCATTGATACTAACAATCCTAAATATTCTCTAAATGGTGCATTTTTAGATATAAAAACAGATAGAATAAATTTCGTTGGAACCGATACAAGACGCCTTGCAGTTTACACCCTTGAAAAAGCAAACAATCAAGAATTTCACATTAGTATTCCTAAAAAAGCTATCATGGAAATGCAAAAACTTTTTTATGAAAAAATCGAAATTTATTATGATGAAAATATGCTTATCGCTAAAAATGACAATTTTGAATTCTTTACAAAACTCATCAATGATAAATTCCCTGATTATGAAAAAGTTATCCCAAAAACTTTCAAACAAGAACTTAAATTTTCAACTGAAGATTTTATAGACAGTCTTAAAAAAATCAGTGTTGTAACTGAAAAAATGAAACTTCATTTCAACAAAGATAAAATCATCTTTGAAGGTATAAGCTTAGACAATATGGAAGCAAAAACCGAACTTGAAATCGAAACAGGAGTGAGTGAAGAATTTAATCTTAATATTAAGATAAAATACCTACTTGACTTCTTAACTTCAATCGAAGAAGAACAATTCACTTTAAGTGTAAATGAACCTAACTTAGCTTTTGTAGTAAATTCTCAAGGCTTATCTATGGTTATCATGCCAATGATTTTATAAAAATTTAAAATCTTGAGATAAAAAAAGGAAAAATATGCAAGAAAATTATGGCGCAAGTAATATTAAAGTTTTAAAAGGCTTAGAAGCTGTTAGAAAACGCCCAGGTATGTACATAGGAGATACCAATATAGGCGGACTTCATCATATGATTTATGAAGTAGTGGATAATTCTATCGATGAAGCAATGGCAGGACATTGTGATACTATAGATATAGAAATCACTACCGAAGGAAGCTGTATCGTTAGCGATAATGGTCGTGGAATTCCTGTAGATATACACCCTACTGAAAACATGCCAACTCTAACTGTCGTTTTAACCGTTCTTCATGCAGGGGGAAAATTCGATAAAGATACTTATAAGGTTTCAGGGGGTTTGCATGGTGTGGGCGTTTCAGTCGTAAATGCACTTTCTAAAAAACTTGTAGCTACAGTTGAAAGAAATGGAGAAATTTATCGCCAAGAATTCTCAGAAGGTAAGGTTATCAGTGAATTTGGCGTTATAGGAAAGAGTAAAAAAACAGGAACTAGTATAGAATTTTGGCCTGATGATACAATTTTTGAAGTAACAGAATTTGATTATGATATTTTGGCTAAAAGATTTCGTGAACTTGCATATTTAAATCCAAAAATCACTATAAATTTCAAAGACAATCGTGTAGGCAAAAGTGAAAGTTTTCATTTTGAGGGTGGAATTTCACAGTTTGTTAGCGATTTAAATAAAAAAGAAGCTTTAACCAAACCTATATTTTTTAGTGTAGATGAAGAAGATGTAAATGTAGAAGTAGCTTTACTTTATAATGATACTTATAGCGAAAACTTACTTTCTTTTGTAAATAATATCAAAACCCCTGATGGTGGAACGCATGAAGCCGGATTTAGAATGGGTTTAACAAGAGTTATTAGCAATTATATAGAAGCAAATGCTAGTGCTAGAGAAAAAGACTCTAAAATCACAGGCGATGATGTGCGTGAAGGACTTATCGCTATAGTAAGTGTAAAAGTGCCTGAACCTCAATTTGAAGGGCAAACTAAAGGAAAACTTGGCTCTTCTTATGTGCGTCCTATAGTTTCAAAAGCAAGTTTTGAATACCTTAGTAAATATTTTGAAGAAAATCCTATCGAAGCAAAAGCTATTATGAATAAAGCTTTAATGGCAGCTAGAGGAAGAGAAGCAGCAAAAAAAGCAAGAGAATTAACGCGCAAGAAAGAAAGCTTGAGTGTAGGAACTTTGCCTGGAAAATTAGCTGATTGTCAAAGTAAAGATCCAAGTGAAAGTGAAATTTATCTTGTGGAAGGGGACTCTGCGGGGGGTTCTGCAAAACAAGGAAGAGAGAGATCTTTTCAAGCGATTTTGCCTTTGCGTGGTAAAATTTTAAATGTTGAAAAAGCAAGACTGGATAAAATTTTAAAATCTGAACAAATTCAAAATATGATCACTGCCTTTGGCTGTGGCATAGGCGAGGATTTTGATCTTTCAAAACTAAGATATCACAAGATCATCATCATGACAGATGCGGATGTGGATGGCTCTCACATACAAACTCTGCTTTTAACTTTCTTCTTCCGTTTTATGAATGAACTTGTGGCTAATGGACACATTTATCTTGCCCAACCACCGCTTTATCGTTATAAAAAAGGTCAAAAGAAAGAAATTTATCTCAAAGATGAAAAAGCTTTGAATGACTATCTAATCGAAACAGGTATTGAGAGTTCTAATTATGAAGGAATTGGCTTAAATGATTTAAAAGATTTTTTAAAAATCGTTGCAGCTTATCGTTCAGTATTAAATGAGCTTAAAAAGCGTTTTAATGTGATTTCTGTGATCAGATATTTGATTGAAAATCCTGACTTTATCAAGGAAAATAATGAAGAACTTTTTAAAATCGTTAAGGCCTTTTTGGAAAAAGAAGGACATAATATTTTAAATCATTATATCAATGAAAACGAAATTCGCATTTATGTGCAAACTGAAAATGGTTTGGAAGAACTTATCATCAATGATGATTTATTTTCACACCCTCTTTATGAAGAAGCAAATTATATCTTTAATAAAATAAAAGATCGTGATTTGAGCTTTGAAAAAGATATCTTAGATATCTTAGATGAAGTAGAGAAAAATGCTAAAAAAGGTGCTTATATCCAACGCTATAAAGGTTTGGGTGAAATGAATCCTGAACAACTTTGGGAAACAACTATGGATCCAAGCGTAAGAAGACTTTTAAAAATCACTATCGAAGATGCACAAAGTGCTAATGATACCTTTAATCTCTTCATGGGTGATGAGGTTGAACCAAGACGCGATTATATCCAAGCTCATGCTAAAGATGTAAAACATTTGGATGTTTAAAATTTATTAGTGTTGGATTAAATTATTCAACACTAAATTCTATCTTTTTGTTTAAAAATTACACACTTTAAATCCATAATTCATATTTTATTTTTACTCAAATTATCTTTTAAATATTCTCTAAGTTTATAGATTTATAATCTGTAATACAAAATACTTAAAAGGATTGATTCATGTTAGAAATTTCGCGTAGAAATTTTTTAAAAGCTACGGCTTTAAGTGCTGTTTGTCTTTCTGGTTTGAATGCTTCTTTTTTGGAATTTTCTCAAGCTAAACAAGTGAAATATTTTATCAAGGATAGTGAAATTCCTTATCAAGGAAATTTCATTCACGCAGATGAAATTTTACTTGTTGAAAAAGATATCAGCAGCATTTATTCAAAGCTTAAAGAAGCTTTTGAAAATAAAGCACTCATTGGAAGTGTGAGTAGTGGGACAACTTTTTTTGTGATCCGTACTATGGCAGTGGATTATGGTATGCGCGTTGCGTATGAAAAAAAACAAGGTGATTTTTATACTTGGATTTTAGCACCAAAAGGAGTTAAATTATGATTTTACCAAAAAATGTTTCGCAAAGTGATTTTACAGCTGCAGTAGCAAAATTTGAAAAAGCTTTGGGTAAAGAATGGGTATTTAAAACCCAAGAGGATTTAGATCTTTATAGAGATGCGTATAGTCCGCAATGGGATGACGATGACGAGCCTATTCCTTCTTTAGCGCTTGCACCTAAAAATGTAGAAGAAGTTCAAGCTATAGTAAAAATTGCAAATGAATTTAAAATTCCGCTTTTTCCTATTTCTACAGGTAAAAATTTAGGCTATGGTTCTTCTGCACCACAGCAAAGAGGACAGGTTGTTGTAGATTTAAAAAGAATGAATAAAATCATCGAAGTAGATGATAAAAGAAATTTCTGTATCGTTGAGCCTGGAGTGAGTTATTTTGATCTTTATGAATATGTAGAAAAAAATAATCTCAATGTTTTTTTAGATATTCCTGATCCAGGTTGGGGTTCTCCACTTGGAAATGCTTTAGATCATGGTTGGGGATACAGCTATGGGATGTATCGTGATCATTTTGGTTCACATTGTGGGATGGAAGTTGTTTTAGCTAATGGAGAAATTTTACGCACGGGTATGGGTGCTTTACCAAAAGCTAAAACTTTTGCAGAAAATAAATACGGTTATGGTCCTTATGTAGATGGACTTTTTTCACAATCTAACTTTGGTATCGTTACAAAAATGGGCTTTTGGATGATGCCAAAACCAGAGCATTATATGCTTTTATCTATAAAAATGAA
It contains:
- a CDS encoding DNA polymerase III beta subunit; amino-acid sequence: MKLSINKNTLESAVLLCNAYVEKKDSSTITSHLLFQADEDKLIIRASDFEIGINYKIRKIRVESSGFATANAKSIADVIKSLNNEEVVLETIDNFLFIRQKSTKYKLPMFNHEDFPNFPKTEGKNQFDIDSSDLSRSLKKILPSIDTNNPKYSLNGAFLDIKTDRINFVGTDTRRLAVYTLEKANNQEFHISIPKKAIMEMQKLFYEKIEIYYDENMLIAKNDNFEFFTKLINDKFPDYEKVIPKTFKQELKFSTEDFIDSLKKISVVTEKMKLHFNKDKIIFEGISLDNMEAKTELEIETGVSEEFNLNIKIKYLLDFLTSIEEEQFTLSVNEPNLAFVVNSQGLSMVIMPMIL
- a CDS encoding DNA gyrase subunit B yields the protein MQENYGASNIKVLKGLEAVRKRPGMYIGDTNIGGLHHMIYEVVDNSIDEAMAGHCDTIDIEITTEGSCIVSDNGRGIPVDIHPTENMPTLTVVLTVLHAGGKFDKDTYKVSGGLHGVGVSVVNALSKKLVATVERNGEIYRQEFSEGKVISEFGVIGKSKKTGTSIEFWPDDTIFEVTEFDYDILAKRFRELAYLNPKITINFKDNRVGKSESFHFEGGISQFVSDLNKKEALTKPIFFSVDEEDVNVEVALLYNDTYSENLLSFVNNIKTPDGGTHEAGFRMGLTRVISNYIEANASAREKDSKITGDDVREGLIAIVSVKVPEPQFEGQTKGKLGSSYVRPIVSKASFEYLSKYFEENPIEAKAIMNKALMAARGREAAKKARELTRKKESLSVGTLPGKLADCQSKDPSESEIYLVEGDSAGGSAKQGRERSFQAILPLRGKILNVEKARLDKILKSEQIQNMITAFGCGIGEDFDLSKLRYHKIIIMTDADVDGSHIQTLLLTFFFRFMNELVANGHIYLAQPPLYRYKKGQKKEIYLKDEKALNDYLIETGIESSNYEGIGLNDLKDFLKIVAAYRSVLNELKKRFNVISVIRYLIENPDFIKENNEELFKIVKAFLEKEGHNILNHYINENEIRIYVQTENGLEELIINDDLFSHPLYEEANYIFNKIKDRDLSFEKDILDILDEVEKNAKKGAYIQRYKGLGEMNPEQLWETTMDPSVRRLLKITIEDAQSANDTFNLFMGDEVEPRRDYIQAHAKDVKHLDV
- a CDS encoding Tat (twin-arginine translocation) pathway signal sequence domain protein, translated to MLEISRRNFLKATALSAVCLSGLNASFLEFSQAKQVKYFIKDSEIPYQGNFIHADEILLVEKDISSIYSKLKEAFENKALIGSVSSGTTFFVIRTMAVDYGMRVAYEKKQGDFYTWILAPKGVKL